The following proteins come from a genomic window of Deltaproteobacteria bacterium IMCC39524:
- a CDS encoding Glu/Leu/Phe/Val dehydrogenase: MSAIQPHSFMHSVKRMYDFAVARMDLPPGIAELLGECRSVYQVRFQAKINGEYKVFKGWRATHSEHRLPAKGGIRFATAVNQDEVEALAALMTFKCAVVNVPFGGSKGGLCIDPRAYSREDLDAVTRRFALELEKKGYLSPALNVPAPDMGTGQREMALMADIYRTLHPEDIDAAACITGKPPEMGGIKGRTEATGRGVQYAMQEFFRHAEDVKAADLTPGLAGKRVVVQGLGNVGYHAAKFLEEEDDCLILGIIERDGGLWNANGLNVESVFAYLRENGGVKGYPEAEYFAEGSSLLEADCDILVPAALESQIHEGNAEKIKANLIVEAANGPVTAEADEILRQRGKIIIPDMYANAGGVTVSYFEWTKNLAHMRFGKMGRRFMQFRAESAIDALEQAMGNKFPEKMRQSFQKEADELNLVRSGLEDTMCEAYQEIREIWHSRDDVPDLRTAAYILAIGRVAHYYTEYAL; the protein is encoded by the coding sequence ATGTCTGCCATTCAGCCGCATAGTTTCATGCACAGTGTTAAACGAATGTATGACTTCGCTGTAGCAAGGATGGATCTGCCCCCGGGAATTGCTGAGCTGCTTGGGGAATGTCGTTCCGTTTACCAGGTGCGTTTTCAGGCGAAAATAAATGGTGAATACAAAGTTTTTAAAGGCTGGCGCGCGACCCATAGCGAACACCGCCTGCCTGCCAAGGGCGGCATCCGTTTTGCCACCGCAGTCAACCAGGACGAGGTCGAAGCTCTGGCCGCCTTGATGACCTTTAAATGCGCTGTGGTCAATGTTCCTTTTGGCGGTTCCAAGGGAGGTCTTTGCATCGACCCTCGCGCCTACAGTCGTGAAGACCTTGATGCCGTTACTCGCCGGTTTGCATTAGAGCTCGAGAAAAAAGGTTATCTCAGCCCAGCTTTGAACGTGCCGGCCCCTGACATGGGAACAGGGCAAAGAGAGATGGCTCTGATGGCTGATATCTACCGGACACTGCATCCCGAAGATATCGATGCGGCTGCCTGTATCACCGGGAAACCTCCAGAGATGGGCGGCATTAAGGGCCGAACCGAAGCAACCGGACGTGGAGTGCAGTACGCCATGCAGGAGTTCTTCCGCCACGCAGAAGATGTCAAGGCGGCAGACCTGACGCCCGGTCTGGCTGGAAAGCGTGTGGTTGTCCAGGGCCTTGGTAACGTCGGCTACCATGCTGCCAAGTTCCTCGAAGAGGAAGATGACTGCCTGATTCTCGGCATCATCGAAAGGGACGGCGGTCTTTGGAATGCTAATGGCTTGAATGTCGAGAGTGTCTTTGCCTATTTGCGTGAGAATGGTGGCGTCAAAGGCTACCCGGAAGCCGAATATTTTGCTGAGGGGAGTTCACTCCTCGAAGCAGATTGTGACATTTTGGTGCCAGCGGCTCTCGAAAGCCAAATTCATGAAGGCAATGCCGAAAAGATCAAGGCCAACCTGATCGTTGAGGCTGCGAACGGTCCGGTTACCGCCGAGGCAGACGAAATACTTCGTCAACGCGGTAAGATCATTATTCCGGATATGTATGCCAATGCCGGTGGAGTGACAGTTTCCTACTTTGAGTGGACCAAGAACCTGGCACATATGCGCTTTGGCAAGATGGGCCGTCGTTTCATGCAGTTCAGAGCAGAGTCGGCCATCGATGCCCTGGAGCAGGCCATGGGGAACAAGTTTCCGGAAAAGATGCGTCAGAGCTTTCAGAAAGAGGCCGACGAGCTGAACCTGGTTCGTTCGGGTCTGGAAGACACCATGTGCGAGGCCTACCAGGAGATTCGGGAAATTTGGCATTCTCGCGATGATGTCCCTGATCTGCGCACAGCCGCCTACATTCTGGCGATTGGCCGTGTGGCTCATTACTACACGGAGTATGCACTCTGA
- a CDS encoding Swt1 family HEPN domain-containing protein → MPWKDTQSSRLRRLFLKGFSAMDIAEPLVSFDENAQVADVHQFMQKKRFDLVGVRRNGLVEGYVRHEDLTSGVCGDHFRSFTPDDDLVPDTANLIDVVKSLSINQQCFVTILDHVGAIITLTDLEKPPMRMFLFGMITIIEMTMTEVLRQRYPGDSWQEFLSEKRVDVARKLQEERNRRGQQVELVDCLQFGDKGWIITYDDELRESLGHKSRRETRTAVKEFETLRNNLAHTQEIIPSGWQRIVIACSRWESNLDKTVEDYHFGQKANKK, encoded by the coding sequence ATGCCCTGGAAAGACACACAAAGTTCCCGATTACGCAGGCTTTTCCTCAAGGGGTTTTCGGCGATGGATATTGCCGAGCCGCTGGTTTCCTTTGATGAAAACGCTCAAGTGGCAGACGTTCATCAGTTCATGCAAAAGAAACGATTCGATCTCGTTGGCGTACGCAGAAACGGATTGGTTGAAGGGTATGTGCGACACGAGGATCTGACATCTGGAGTCTGTGGCGACCATTTCCGTTCTTTTACCCCAGATGATGACCTTGTTCCTGACACCGCCAACTTGATCGATGTGGTCAAGTCTCTGTCGATCAACCAGCAGTGCTTTGTGACCATCCTTGATCATGTCGGCGCAATCATCACCCTGACCGACCTGGAAAAACCACCAATGCGCATGTTCCTTTTCGGCATGATTACTATCATCGAAATGACCATGACAGAGGTATTGCGTCAACGCTATCCCGGTGACTCCTGGCAGGAGTTCCTTTCCGAAAAACGTGTTGATGTCGCCAGGAAACTTCAGGAGGAGAGAAACCGCAGGGGGCAGCAGGTTGAGCTGGTCGACTGCCTGCAGTTTGGCGACAAGGGCTGGATCATCACTTATGATGATGAGCTAAGAGAGTCACTGGGACACAAGTCTCGAAGAGAAACCCGCACTGCGGTCAAGGAGTTTGAAACCTTGCGCAACAACCTGGCACACACCCAGGAGATTATTCCGAGCGGTTGGCAACGCATTGTCATCGCCTGCAGTCGTTGGGAGAGTAACCTGGACAAAACGGTTGAGGATTATCACTTCGGACAAAAGGCGAACAAGAAATGA
- a CDS encoding HDIG domain-containing protein yields MSLLNELEKELRLRETGWWGRLSETIPELALLSGTLQPPEYHAEGDVAVHTRLAIELCPADCDPDLLWIALLHDIGKPATTEKNAQGRITAHGHANLGADMAGGILARLEMPTERIARIYWVIRHHIFHHSWQLQKAEDLSKRQRAYLVDPNFPLLLEFLRIDSLASQDNPAGMQAYEFYKKLYHAETT; encoded by the coding sequence ATGAGCTTGTTGAATGAGCTTGAAAAAGAACTGCGGCTGCGCGAAACAGGCTGGTGGGGTCGTCTCAGTGAAACAATCCCGGAGCTGGCCCTTTTGTCTGGCACCCTGCAGCCACCGGAATATCATGCCGAAGGTGATGTTGCCGTTCACACCCGGCTGGCGATTGAACTTTGCCCTGCTGATTGTGATCCCGACCTGCTTTGGATCGCCCTGCTTCATGATATTGGCAAGCCAGCAACAACAGAGAAGAACGCACAAGGACGCATTACCGCCCATGGTCACGCCAACCTCGGGGCTGATATGGCTGGCGGGATTCTCGCCAGACTTGAAATGCCAACCGAGCGCATTGCACGGATTTACTGGGTTATCCGCCATCATATTTTCCATCATTCCTGGCAACTACAAAAAGCCGAGGATCTCAGCAAAAGGCAACGAGCATATCTGGTTGACCCCAACTTTCCTTTACTGCTGGAATTCCTACGCATTGATTCCCTGGCATCTCAAGACAACCCTGCCGGCATGCAGGCCTACGAATTTTACAAAAAACTTTACCATGCGGAAACCACTTAG
- a CDS encoding efflux transporter outer membrane subunit — MRFVVISMFGLTLLMSGCIKVGPDFTSLPAPVADSWIEQADQQLIATPDQYEEWWLVFDDPVLNSLVKEAHSQNLGLQVAGLRILEARAQLGIATGNLYPQQQQLGASAAALGASRNAANTIAGDLDYKDLNTSFSAGWELDFWGKFRRGVEAADAQFLAAIANYDEVMVTLTAEVARSYILIRTLSEQIRLSEESAAIQERSLEIAENRFDGGLVTELDVQQARTLLANTRSAIPRFRTDYRKAQNALSILLGTPPKDLTSQLNISGHTSIPQPPAEVAVGVPADLLRRRPDIRRAEQQAAAQSALVGVTKADLYPHFTLIGSIGLQSSNSPLTREGGSSLSDLFSSNSFTYFTGPSLTWNLLNYGRIKNQVRVQDARLQQLIASYQNTVLNAAREVEDAMTGFLEDKVQAGYLAEAVAASRRSVDISSLQYSEGLTDYQRVLDAQRSLTRDQDALARVQGSFAINLVNMYKALGGGWQQRLNAEIVPVDVQQQMSERTDWGGLLDKAEQQPEAVDDTSNWRWPDW; from the coding sequence ATGCGTTTTGTTGTGATTTCTATGTTTGGCTTAACCTTGCTGATGTCCGGTTGCATCAAGGTTGGACCTGATTTTACTTCCCTTCCTGCTCCTGTCGCCGATAGCTGGATAGAGCAAGCCGATCAGCAATTAATCGCCACGCCAGACCAGTATGAAGAATGGTGGCTGGTCTTCGATGACCCTGTTCTGAATAGTCTTGTTAAAGAAGCCCATAGTCAAAACCTCGGCTTGCAGGTTGCCGGTCTGCGTATTCTTGAAGCCCGCGCCCAACTCGGCATTGCCACGGGCAACCTGTACCCGCAACAGCAGCAGTTAGGGGCCTCGGCAGCGGCCCTCGGAGCGAGCAGGAACGCGGCCAATACAATCGCCGGTGATCTCGACTACAAGGATCTCAACACCAGCTTCAGTGCCGGTTGGGAACTTGATTTCTGGGGCAAATTCAGGCGCGGTGTCGAAGCTGCCGATGCGCAATTCCTTGCAGCAATTGCCAATTATGACGAAGTTATGGTGACCTTGACTGCCGAGGTCGCCCGCTCCTACATTCTCATCCGTACCCTGTCCGAGCAAATCCGCCTCTCCGAAGAGAGTGCCGCAATTCAGGAACGCTCACTGGAGATCGCTGAGAACCGTTTTGATGGTGGCCTGGTCACCGAGCTCGATGTCCAGCAAGCTCGCACGCTTCTGGCCAATACCCGGTCGGCCATTCCACGCTTCCGCACCGACTACCGGAAAGCCCAGAATGCCTTGAGTATTCTGCTCGGCACTCCTCCCAAAGATCTGACTTCTCAGCTTAACATTTCCGGGCACACCAGTATCCCCCAGCCCCCTGCTGAAGTCGCTGTAGGCGTGCCGGCGGACCTGTTGCGACGGCGCCCTGATATCCGCCGTGCAGAACAACAGGCCGCTGCCCAGAGCGCCCTGGTCGGCGTCACCAAGGCCGATCTCTACCCCCACTTCACCCTGATCGGTAGCATCGGTCTGCAGTCCAGCAACAGTCCCTTGACCCGCGAAGGGGGCAGCAGCTTAAGCGACCTGTTCAGCAGCAACAGCTTCACCTACTTCACCGGGCCATCTCTGACCTGGAATCTGCTTAACTATGGTCGTATCAAGAACCAGGTGCGTGTTCAAGATGCCAGATTGCAGCAGTTGATCGCCAGTTACCAGAATACAGTCCTCAACGCTGCGCGCGAGGTCGAGGATGCCATGACCGGCTTCCTCGAGGATAAGGTCCAGGCCGGTTATCTTGCTGAAGCCGTCGCTGCTTCAAGGCGCTCGGTCGATATTTCGTCACTACAGTACAGCGAAGGTCTCACCGATTATCAGCGGGTCCTCGATGCCCAGCGTAGCTTGACCCGTGATCAAGACGCTCTGGCTAGAGTGCAAGGCTCTTTTGCCATTAACCTTGTGAATATGTACAAGGCCCTTGGGGGCGGTTGGCAACAGCGCTTAAACGCCGAGATCGTCCCTGTTGATGTGCAGCAACAGATGTCGGAGCGTACCGATTGGGGTGGCCTGCTAGACAAAGCAGAACAGCAGCCGGAAGCTGTTGACGACACGTCAAATTGGCGCTGGCCGGATTGGTAG
- a CDS encoding DUF2092 domain-containing protein: protein MSVVSRSCFLLLVMFLGLTGLPKANAAEPSSTDQKTNVIDEEVLEIFNRSMDYLAKLKQFQVTAEFGFDVLQETGQKIEFGSHQDVTIQRPNHFRVDFVRRDGVHGSVVYDGKEVVLSHPEEAVYAKAPFKGEIDDALDFLAEELQRPIPLRDFFVSDPGSVLTAKIESGIYVDESMLAGVLCDHLAMRNDNVDFQIWIPQGDEPLPRRIIITFKNEEGQPQFWGQFLKWETSPKLSDETFTFTPSKKVERIPFAVVDVEMQSEGGQP, encoded by the coding sequence ATGTCTGTAGTATCCCGAAGTTGTTTCCTGTTGCTCGTTATGTTTTTAGGGCTCACAGGCCTGCCGAAGGCCAATGCAGCAGAACCGTCATCAACGGATCAGAAGACTAATGTTATAGACGAAGAGGTTCTGGAGATTTTCAACCGTTCTATGGACTATCTCGCCAAACTTAAACAGTTTCAGGTGACTGCCGAATTCGGTTTCGATGTGTTGCAAGAGACGGGTCAGAAGATAGAGTTCGGCTCCCATCAGGACGTCACGATTCAACGCCCGAATCATTTTCGGGTCGATTTTGTCCGCAGGGATGGGGTTCATGGCAGCGTTGTCTATGACGGCAAGGAGGTTGTGCTATCTCACCCCGAGGAAGCGGTTTATGCCAAGGCCCCGTTCAAAGGCGAAATCGATGACGCACTCGACTTCCTCGCAGAGGAGCTTCAAAGACCAATTCCCTTAAGAGATTTTTTCGTGAGTGATCCAGGCTCTGTGCTGACTGCCAAGATAGAGTCCGGGATCTATGTTGATGAGTCGATGTTGGCAGGCGTACTATGTGATCACCTCGCCATGCGTAATGACAATGTTGATTTCCAGATCTGGATCCCTCAGGGCGATGAACCTTTGCCGCGTAGAATTATCATCACGTTTAAAAATGAGGAAGGTCAGCCTCAATTCTGGGGGCAATTCTTGAAGTGGGAAACATCTCCAAAGCTAAGTGACGAGACCTTTACTTTCACACCTTCGAAGAAGGTGGAGCGCATTCCCTTTGCGGTGGTAGATGTTGAGATGCAATCGGAAGGAGGTCAGCCATGA
- a CDS encoding efflux RND transporter permease subunit, protein MNLAKIAIEKKAVSYFITFLLVVGGLASFFSLGQLEDPDYSVKTAVIITQYPGASAAEVELEVTDRIEIALQQLKTIDYLRSFSAPGYSQIWVNIKTQYWSDKLPQIWDDMRRKVREVEGSLPPGCSRPIVNDDFGDVYGLLMAITGDGYSYAEMEDAAKGLKKELSLVEGVARVELWGVQPKIIYLEASETQLSQLGISDKSIVSTMQQQNMVVDAGSVDVQQKRVRIAPTGEFRSPEDISELAIHPSLIDSLQSLGKGQPLQSSDELIRIRDIGTVRRGYKDPPPTMMRLDGKPALAISITNVAGANIVDVGRNVDARMAELEKDLPVGLEAHHVHWMSDVVSDSVNGFFINLAEAVGIVLVVLALSMGWRMGTLIGIDLILTILGTLIVMAIMGIDLQRMSLGALIIALGMMVDNSIVVAEGFVVRREQGMDKIKAAIEAAGSPSMPLLGATVIAVMAFYPIGGSKESTGEYCLSLFIVVGISLMVSWIVSMTLTPIKCLDMLPDPKPQEAGHDPFGSKFYKIFRGLLEKAIRLRVLFIAIMVGLLVTSFMGFGFVEQLFFPSSSMSKFMIDYYAPQGTRIEVVSNDLKALEEKLLADERVDNVAAFIGSGPPRFYLPVEPESANPAYGQLIVNLHDFRKIDELIKELTPWAAETFPDSMVPMRKFDVGPGQTWQFQYRISGPAIADTELLRSLSEEVLDLLRDEPLAGAMQVDWRQKVPKMVPVYNQERARYAGVAREDVANATKRAYDGRTIGLYREQDELLPIVLRHVEDDRASLASFDVLQVQPGLTTSTLPIAQVTDGVKMEWEETRIWRRDRRRTITVQANPVLGQTLPTLMKQVQAKVEAIEMPPGYKAQWGGTTEDSAKSQKALVPGLVPTFAVILFILVALFNAFKPPIVIMLTVPFAMIGITSGLLAFQAPFGFMALLGAMSLMGMMIKNAIVLLDEVNINLGNGMAQYDAVVIAALARLRPVVLAAATTVLGVIPLLQDVFWVGMAITIMAGLAFGTVLTMLVVPVLYCMFFKVPSPKA, encoded by the coding sequence GTGAATCTTGCCAAGATAGCCATTGAAAAAAAGGCGGTCAGCTATTTTATCACCTTCCTGCTAGTGGTCGGAGGGCTTGCCAGTTTCTTTTCCCTGGGACAACTCGAAGACCCGGACTACAGCGTCAAGACCGCGGTCATCATTACCCAGTATCCTGGAGCCAGTGCCGCTGAAGTCGAACTCGAGGTAACCGACCGGATCGAGATAGCCCTGCAGCAACTCAAGACCATCGACTATCTCAGGTCTTTTTCTGCTCCAGGCTATTCCCAGATCTGGGTCAACATCAAAACCCAGTACTGGTCGGACAAACTGCCGCAGATCTGGGATGATATGCGCCGCAAAGTTCGCGAAGTCGAGGGCTCGCTGCCTCCCGGCTGTAGCCGGCCGATTGTCAACGATGATTTCGGTGATGTCTACGGACTTTTGATGGCGATTACCGGTGACGGCTACTCCTACGCCGAAATGGAGGACGCCGCCAAGGGCCTGAAGAAGGAACTGAGCCTGGTTGAAGGCGTTGCACGTGTCGAACTCTGGGGTGTGCAGCCGAAAATTATTTACCTGGAAGCCTCAGAGACCCAGTTGAGCCAGTTGGGGATTTCTGATAAGAGCATTGTCTCCACTATGCAGCAGCAGAACATGGTGGTCGATGCCGGAAGCGTCGATGTTCAGCAGAAGCGGGTTCGGATTGCGCCGACCGGTGAGTTCAGATCGCCGGAGGATATCTCTGAGCTGGCCATTCACCCGTCTTTGATAGACAGCCTGCAAAGTCTCGGCAAGGGACAGCCGTTGCAAAGCAGCGATGAGCTGATCCGCATCCGTGATATAGGTACGGTCAGGCGTGGCTACAAGGATCCGCCGCCGACCATGATGCGCCTCGATGGCAAGCCGGCCCTGGCAATCTCGATCACCAACGTTGCCGGAGCCAACATCGTCGATGTCGGCCGCAATGTCGACGCACGGATGGCCGAGCTTGAGAAAGATTTGCCGGTTGGCCTGGAGGCTCACCATGTCCACTGGATGTCTGATGTGGTCTCCGACTCGGTTAACGGCTTCTTCATTAACCTTGCGGAAGCCGTAGGAATCGTACTTGTTGTTCTGGCCCTGTCCATGGGTTGGCGTATGGGTACTCTGATCGGCATTGACCTGATACTCACCATCCTCGGCACACTCATTGTCATGGCAATCATGGGGATCGACCTGCAGCGCATGTCATTGGGCGCCCTGATTATTGCCCTGGGGATGATGGTCGACAACTCGATCGTCGTTGCTGAAGGGTTTGTCGTTCGCCGTGAACAGGGGATGGACAAGATCAAGGCGGCCATTGAAGCCGCAGGCTCGCCGTCGATGCCATTGCTCGGTGCAACCGTGATAGCGGTCATGGCTTTCTACCCGATCGGCGGGTCCAAAGAAAGTACAGGTGAGTACTGCCTCTCGCTGTTCATCGTCGTCGGCATCTCGTTGATGGTCAGCTGGATCGTCTCGATGACCCTGACGCCGATCAAATGCCTCGACATGCTGCCCGATCCGAAACCACAGGAAGCAGGGCACGACCCGTTTGGCAGTAAATTCTATAAAATCTTCCGTGGTTTGCTGGAAAAGGCGATCCGTCTGCGCGTTTTGTTCATCGCTATCATGGTCGGCCTGCTGGTGACCTCGTTCATGGGTTTCGGCTTTGTCGAACAGCTGTTTTTCCCGAGTTCGTCGATGAGCAAGTTCATGATTGACTACTATGCGCCTCAGGGTACACGTATCGAAGTGGTCTCCAACGATCTCAAGGCTCTTGAGGAAAAACTGCTCGCCGACGAACGGGTCGATAATGTTGCGGCGTTTATCGGTTCCGGACCGCCGCGCTTCTACCTGCCGGTAGAGCCTGAATCGGCTAACCCCGCTTACGGGCAACTGATTGTCAACCTGCACGATTTCCGCAAGATCGATGAGCTGATTAAAGAGCTCACTCCCTGGGCTGCGGAGACCTTCCCTGATTCCATGGTGCCGATGCGCAAGTTCGATGTCGGCCCGGGCCAGACCTGGCAATTCCAGTACCGGATCAGCGGCCCGGCGATTGCTGACACTGAACTGTTGCGCAGTCTCAGCGAAGAGGTACTGGATCTCCTGAGGGATGAACCACTGGCTGGCGCCATGCAGGTCGACTGGCGTCAGAAAGTGCCGAAGATGGTGCCGGTCTACAACCAGGAGCGGGCCCGCTACGCCGGGGTCGCCCGCGAGGATGTCGCCAATGCGACCAAGCGGGCTTACGACGGTCGCACGATCGGACTTTATCGTGAACAGGACGAATTGCTGCCAATCGTTCTGCGTCATGTCGAAGATGACCGTGCCAGTCTGGCTTCTTTCGACGTACTGCAGGTCCAACCCGGCTTGACAACGTCGACCCTGCCGATCGCCCAGGTCACAGATGGGGTCAAGATGGAGTGGGAGGAGACCCGGATCTGGCGACGGGATCGACGGCGCACCATCACCGTCCAGGCCAACCCGGTGCTCGGGCAGACTCTGCCAACCTTGATGAAACAGGTCCAGGCCAAGGTTGAAGCGATCGAAATGCCTCCCGGCTACAAGGCCCAGTGGGGGGGGACGACTGAGGATTCGGCAAAATCCCAGAAGGCGTTGGTCCCCGGCCTGGTGCCAACCTTTGCAGTGATCCTGTTTATCCTGGTCGCTTTGTTCAATGCCTTCAAGCCACCGATCGTGATCATGCTGACGGTACCTTTCGCCATGATTGGTATTACCAGCGGCTTGCTCGCCTTCCAGGCTCCCTTCGGCTTTATGGCCCTGCTCGGCGCCATGAGCCTGATGGGGATGATGATCAAGAATGCCATAGTGCTGCTCGACGAGGTCAATATCAACCTTGGCAACGGCATGGCGCAATACGATGCCGTGGTCATTGCCGCGCTGGCTCGCCTGCGCCCAGTTGTGTTGGCCGCCGCGACCACGGTGCTAGGTGTCATCCCGCTGCTGCAGGACGTGTTCTGGGTTGGTATGGCGATCACCATTATGGCCGGTCTGGCCTTTGGTACGGTACTGACCATGCTTGTGGTGCCAGTACTTTACTGTATGTTCTTCAAGGTGCCGTCGCCGAAAGCATAA
- a CDS encoding efflux RND transporter periplasmic adaptor subunit — translation MKNRLLFAGLFITIILTLVACGEKEVVEKDTVRPIKAMKVGDEEPFGGRWFPGKATATQEANLSFRVSGTVQRIPVDIGAEVKQGGLLARLDPQDYQVALNDAQAQFRKATAGLDLAESEYARVARVFEKDPGAVSKSMVDVRKAELDTARAQIVSAKAAVESATDNLSYTYMKSPYDGIVVEKFVEQFEDVQAKQQIIRVLDNSSIEFTVQIPETLMEHVDVVRELGAVVLFDTYPDAEVPARVKEIGKEASKTTRTYPVTLIMDQPEGFKILPGMAGKAKGDKRAVTQIAAEEGLVGVEIPITATFSDEAKKTFVWVVDENSMQVNKRPVTIINLTENGAMITGLEPGEIIATAGANMLVQDQQVRIVE, via the coding sequence ATGAAAAATCGATTGTTGTTTGCAGGACTCTTTATCACGATAATCTTGACCCTGGTAGCCTGCGGCGAGAAAGAGGTCGTAGAAAAAGACACCGTCCGGCCAATTAAGGCAATGAAGGTCGGTGATGAGGAGCCTTTCGGCGGGCGCTGGTTCCCAGGCAAAGCCACTGCGACTCAGGAAGCCAATCTCTCTTTCAGGGTCTCCGGAACCGTACAGAGAATTCCTGTCGATATCGGTGCGGAAGTCAAGCAGGGTGGCCTGCTGGCTCGCCTCGACCCACAGGATTATCAGGTCGCATTGAACGATGCCCAGGCCCAGTTTCGCAAGGCGACAGCAGGCCTTGACCTGGCAGAATCTGAATATGCCAGGGTCGCCAGGGTGTTTGAGAAGGACCCCGGCGCGGTCAGCAAGTCGATGGTCGATGTCCGCAAGGCGGAACTCGATACCGCCAGGGCACAGATTGTCTCCGCGAAAGCTGCGGTTGAAAGTGCCACGGACAACCTGAGCTATACCTACATGAAGTCGCCTTACGATGGAATCGTGGTTGAGAAATTCGTCGAGCAGTTCGAAGATGTGCAGGCGAAGCAACAGATTATCCGTGTACTCGACAACAGCAGTATCGAGTTTACCGTGCAGATCCCGGAAACCCTGATGGAGCATGTCGACGTCGTCCGTGAGTTGGGAGCCGTTGTGCTCTTTGATACCTATCCCGATGCCGAGGTGCCTGCCAGGGTCAAAGAGATTGGCAAGGAAGCCTCGAAGACAACACGGACTTACCCGGTAACGCTGATCATGGATCAACCTGAAGGCTTCAAGATCCTGCCCGGAATGGCTGGTAAGGCAAAAGGCGACAAGAGAGCCGTCACCCAGATTGCTGCAGAGGAAGGCCTGGTTGGAGTCGAGATTCCGATTACCGCGACATTCTCCGATGAAGCCAAAAAGACCTTTGTCTGGGTTGTGGATGAGAACAGTATGCAAGTCAACAAAAGACCCGTTACGATCATCAACCTGACCGAAAACGGGGCCATGATCACAGGCCTCGAGCCTGGGGAAATCATCGCTACTGCCGGAGCCAATATGCTGGTTCAAGACCAGCAGGTTCGCATTGTTGAATAA